One window of the Daphnia pulex isolate KAP4 chromosome 8, ASM2113471v1 genome contains the following:
- the LOC124200679 gene encoding JNK-interacting protein 3-like isoform X11, which yields MEGETLYGSEDSQSVMSERVQTLARNIYQEFQRMIQKYDEDVVKDLMPNIVNMLECLDLAYTANQEHEVELELLREDNEQLVTQYEREKQLRRTTDSKLLELEDVTEEENKGLQAKVESLESIVRMLELKAKNATDHVFRLEEKENEMRKEFTKVHDRYTELLKVHMDHVERTRGLLGTDRLEGAGLSSRQSGMQSWNLNVNLTPPHQIIRSTGPLSFGFISLENAVLTPGNSKFFSNPVADLASSINTTPSSLSQPNALQTEMDMHSELEMSGDVSGFEQNGTMDQRDVWSSSSEKKNSNVLKKFDEAISSPHHEGKSLKRKEERSSNTLYQELSFQESSILEDSSEITGNWVHPGEFASSVTDNFYGMGKEVENLISENNELLATKNALNIVKDDLIAKVDELSSEQEILRDEIRSLHSMRTRLRLRTDELEAEVKALREEIENARKAAKSEEEEDVPLSQRKRFTRVEMARVLMERNQYKERWMELQEAVRWTEMLRAQKAAGQQEETDKRQKQSVWKFFSNLFNAGNERELGQHPTTLLRQSQTVPSLQFHAQSGKVGPGSPVRFGSDPARPPRRKDNVLNSDRPDAPGVRAHVRRQDGRLQAYGWSLPSRQPVPPAIGSAPMASGTPPATPPKGVSIASTTVGVPVPVYCRPLEDQEPGMKIWCAAGIDLTGGQTKDGGSMVGSSVFYNPLPGDSGPTALHIGDEISDDANKSDAIQTLAAELAESQWEREDAEMWERRLSSLVWIINSATGESCKSRVNVIDSNRPGDVILTFDIHAANVLCIATVAGVKDNDFGPPKETVPPTSSTDAKGADDDDDDNNIIGDEEPTSMRSDGDGSSSKGDAIIGSIRFVSCSVAGSDPLDNPKENDEVFQPTLSKRMVSVEGEAAISEPEQPASRNRTFRNTWNIPPWSDVIKDGLSESSENFGPVSTALATVWMGCQCGRLYIHSAVLHWKKPLRVIKLPDAVLAIIHVRGRVLAALANGQVAIFARSATDGEWDLSAYWLLELAPPTVAVRCLTRVHSTVWAAFRNKIAVIDPESLRVETCFEAHPRKESQIRQLCWAGDGVWISIRLDSSIRLFHAHDFRHLQDVDVEPYVSKMLGTGKLGFSFVRITSMMISLQRLWMGTGNGVIISVPLSESSGASGKPVVIKDILSSLNHNQSAAINAPASMGGEEPTSQPPSSASVYSDPRDRVVAGSFIPYCSMAQAQLSFHGHKDAVKFFVAVPGQGGASAASCEVAQPSEQGSTMSAPSPTSMLVLSGGEGYVDFRQGQDDDEDYRGLSHGETSHIIVWQVHC from the exons ATGGAGGGCGAGACTCTTTACGGCTCGGAAGACTCGCAAAGCGTCATGTCTGAAAGAGTTCAGACTTTGGCCAGAAACATTTACCAGGAGTTTCAGCGTATGATTCAAAAGTACGACGAGGATGTAGTCAAG GATCTTATGCCCAACATTGTCAACATGCTGGAATGTCTGGACCTGGCCTACACAGCTAATCAAGAACATGAAGTGGAGCTAGAACTTCTTAGGGAAGATAATGAACAGTTGGTGACACAgtatgagagagaaaagcagtTACGCAGGACTACAGACTCT AAACTTTTGGAGTTGGAGGAtgtgactgaagaagaaaacaaaggcTTGCAAGCCAAAGTAGAGAGTCTTGAATCTATCGTTAGGATGTTGGAACTCAAAGCAAAGAACGCCACTGATCATg TGTTTCGCCTGGAGGAgaaggaaaatgaaatgaggAAAGAATTTACAAAAGTTCATGACAGATACACAGAATTGTTGAAAGTCCACATGGATCATGTGGAAAGAACGAGAGGTTTGTTGGGAACTGATCGTCTAGAAGGCGCTGGACTATCGTCCAGACAATCGGGAATGCAATCGTGGAATCTGAACGTCAATCTGACACCTCCTCATCAAATAATCAG atCTACAGGGCCATTGTCTTTTGGTTTCATCTCACTGGAAAATGCCGTCCTGACTCCTGgcaattcaaaattcttttccaaTCCAGTGGCTGATTTGGCCAGCAGCATCAATACAACGCCATCCTCGCTTTCTCAACCCAACGCTCTTCAAACCGAAATGGACATGCACTCGGAATTGGAAATGTCTGGCGACGTCTCTGGATTCGAACAGAACGGAACAATGGATCAGA GAGATGTTTGGTCCTCGTCatcggagaagaagaattcgAACGTGCTCAAGAAATTTGACGAAGCCATTTCTAGTCCTCACCACGAGGGCAAAAGTCTGAAACGAAA GGAGGAGCGATCGAGTAACACGCTCTATCAAGAGCTTAGTTTTCAAGAGTCGTCAATCCTGGAAGATTCTAGTGAAATTACGG GTAACTGGGTTCATCCGGGCGAGTTTGCTTCGTcag TCACGGATAATTTTTATGGCATGGGCAAAGAAGTGGAGAACCTCATTTCAGAGAACAACGAGCTTTTGGCAACCAA GAACGCGCTCAATATTGTTAAAGATGATCTGATAGCCAAAGTGGACGAACTCTCGAG cGAGCAAGAAATCCTTCGCGATGAAATCCGATCGCTGCATTCGATGCGGACCCGTTTGAGATTGCGGACGGACGAGCTGGAAGCCGAGGTGAAGGCTCTCCGGGAGGAAATTGAAAACGCTCGCAAAGCGGCcaaatcggaagaagaagaggatgtgCCACTGTCGCAACGGAAGCGTTTCACCCGCGTCGAAATGGCCCGTGTACTTATGGAGCGTAACCAGTACAAGGAACGCTGGATGGAGCTCCAGGAAGCG GTTCGCTGGACCGAGATGTTGCGCGCCCAGAAAGCCGCAGGACAACAGGAAGAGACGGACAAGCGTCAAAAACAGTCGGTCTGGAAATT TTTCAGCAACTTGTTCAACGCCGGCAACGAACGTGAGCTCGGCCAGCACCCAACAACTCTACTAAGGCAATCTCAAACTGTTCCGTCGCTTCAGTTTCACGCCCAAAGCGGCAAAGTTGGTCCCGGTTCGCCAGTTCGTTTTGGCAGCGATCCAGCCCGACCACCCAGGCGCAAGGATAACGTGTTGAACAGTGACCGGCCGGATGCTCCGGGAGTTAGGGCTCACGTCCGCCGTCAAGACGGGCGCCTTCAAGCCTACGGTTGGTCTTTACCATCACGTCAACCCGTGCCCCCTGCTATCGGATCGGCTCCAATGGCTTCCGGAACACCTCCGGCGACACCTCCCAAAGGAGTGTCCATCGCATCGACCACCGTCGGCGTTCCTGTGCCCGTCTACTGTCGTCCTTTGGAGGATCAAGAGCCGGGAATGAAGATTTGGTGCGCTGCTGGCATTGATTTAACCGGCGGCCAGACCAAAGACGGTGGCTCGATGGTCGGCTCCAGCGTCTTTTACAACCCGCTTCCGGGTGATTCCGGCCCAACAGCGTTGCATATTGGCGATGAAATTTCAGACGATGCCAACAAATCGGACGCCATTCAAACGCTGGCGGCCGAACTGGCCGAGAGCCAATGGGAACGTGAAGATGCCGAAATGTGGGAGAGGCGCTTGTCCAGTTTGGTCTGGATCATCAATTCGGCCACTGGTGAATCTT GTAAATCTCGAGTCAACGTCATTGATTCCAATCGGCCCGGTGACGTCATCCTGACTTTCGACATTCACGCCGCCAACGTTCTCTGCATCGCCACCGTTGCCG GAGTGAAAGACAACGACTTTGGGCCTCCGAAGGAAACGGTGCCACCGACGTCGTCGACGGACGCCAAAGgagcagacgacgacgatgacgacaacaacatcatTGGCGACGAAGAACCGACTTCGATGCGCAGCGACGGCGATGGATCATCATCGAAAGGTGACGCCATTATTGGTAGTATCCGTTTCGTCAGCTGTAGCGTGGCCGGCTCCGACCCGCTTGATAACCCCAAGGAAAATGACGAAG TCTTTCAACCCACTTTGTCTAAGCGGATGGTTTCTGTCGAAG GAGAGGCCGCCATTTCGGAACCGGAGCAACCCGCTTCCCGGAACCGAACGTTCCGCAACACGTGGAATATTCCACCTTGGAGTGACGTGATTAAAGATGGACTTTCTGAATCTAGTGAAA ATTTCGGTCCGGTTTCAACGGCGTTGGCCACCGTCTGGATGGGATGCCAATGCGGCCGTCTGTACATCCATTCAGCCGTTCTCCACTGGAAGAAACCGCTGCGTGTCATCAAATTACCCGATGCCGTCCTGGCCATCAT acatGTTCGTGGAAGAGTTTTGGCCGCGCTGGCCAACGGTCAAGTGGCCATCTTTGCCCGCTCGGCAACCGATGGAGAGTGGGACTTGTCGGCCTATTGGCTTTTAGAATTGGCCCCACCCACAGTGGCCGTTCGATGCCTGACGAGAGTCCACTCGACTGTCTGGGCTGCCTTCCGCAACAAGATTGCCGTCATCGATCCTGAATCTCTTCGAGTCGAA acTTGTTTCGAAGCTCATCCACGCAAGGAAAGTCAAATTCGGCAGCTGTGCTGGGCTGGTGATGGAGTCTGGATTTCAATCCGGCTGGATTCTTCTATCCGACTCTTCCATGCCCACGATTTCCGTCACCTGCAGGACGTTGATGTCGAACCCTACGTCTCCAAAATGCTCG gaacaGGAAAGTTGGGCTTTTCTTTCGTCCGCATCACGTCGATGATGATTAGCCTGCAGCGGTTGTGGATGGGCACCGGCAACGGAGTCATCATCTCCGTTCCGCTTTCGGAGAGTTCCGGCGCCAGCGGCAAGCCGGTCGTCATCAAAGACATTTTGTCTTCGCTCAATCACAACCAGTCGGCAGCCATCAACGCTCCAGCCTCAATGGGCGGGGAAGAGCCAACATCTCAGCCTCCTTCCAGTGCTTCCGTCTACAG TGACCCGAGGGATCGAGTGGTGGCCGGTAGTTTCATTCCTTACTGCTCCATGGCCCAAGCGCAGCTTTCGTTCCACGGCCATAAAGATGCCGTCAAGTTCTTTGTAGCTGTTCCAG GACAAGGTGGAGCCTCAGCCGCGTCTTGCGAAGTTGCCCAGCCGTCCGAACAGGGGTCCACCATGTCGGCACCGAGTCCTACATCGATGCTCGTTTTATCCGGCGGAGAAGGTTACGTCGACTTCCGTCAAG gtCAAGACGATGATGAGGATTACCGCGGACTGTCTCACGGTGAAACGAGCCACATCATCGTCTGGCAAGTGCATTGTTGA
- the LOC124200679 gene encoding JNK-interacting protein 3-like isoform X4 yields the protein MEGETLYGSEDSQSVMSERVQTLARNIYQEFQRMIQKYDEDVVKDLMPNIVNMLECLDLAYTANQEHEVELELLREDNEQLVTQYEREKQLRRTTDSKLLELEDVTEEENKGLQAKVESLESIVRMLELKAKNATDHVFRLEEKENEMRKEFTKVHDRYTELLKVHMDHVERTRGLLGTDRLEGAGLSSRQSGMQSWNLNVNLTPPHQIIRSTGPLSFGFISLENAVLTPGNSKFFSNPVADLASSINTTPSSLSQPNALQTEMDMHSELEMSGDVSGFEQNGTMDQRDVWSSSSEKKNSNVLKKFDEAISSPHHEGKSLKRKEERSSNTLYQELSFQESSILEDSSEITGNWVHPGEFASSDSEPELEDHVEDVDVRRKKVTDNFYGMGKEVENLISENNELLATKNALNIVKDDLIAKVDELSSEQEILRDEIRSLHSMRTRLRLRTDELEAEVKALREEIENARKAAKSEEEEDVPLSQRKRFTRVEMARVLMERNQYKERWMELQEAVRWTEMLRAQKAAGQQEETDKRQKQSVWKFFSNLFNAGNERELGQHPTTLLRQSQTVPSLQFHAQSGKVGPGSPVRFGSDPARPPRRKDNVLNSDRPDAPGVRAHVRRQDGRLQAYGWSLPSRQPVPPAIGSAPMASGTPPATPPKGVSIASTTVGVPVPVYCRPLEDQEPGMKIWCAAGIDLTGGQTKDGGSMVGSSVFYNPLPGDSGPTALHIGDEISDDANKSDAIQTLAAELAESQWEREDAEMWERRLSSLVWIINSATGKSRVNVIDSNRPGDVILTFDIHAANVLCIATVAGVKDNDFGPPKETVPPTSSTDAKGADDDDDDNNIIGDEEPTSMRSDGDGSSSKGDAIIGSIRFVSCSVAGSDPLDNPKENDEVFQPTLSKRMVSVEGEAAISEPEQPASRNRTFRNTWNIPPWSDVIKDGLSESSENFGPVSTALATVWMGCQCGRLYIHSAVLHWKKPLRVIKLPDAVLAIIHVRGRVLAALANGQVAIFARSATDGEWDLSAYWLLELAPPTVAVRCLTRVHSTVWAAFRNKIAVIDPESLRVETCFEAHPRKESQIRQLCWAGDGVWISIRLDSSIRLFHAHDFRHLQDVDVEPYVSKMLGTGKLGFSFVRITSMMISLQRLWMGTGNGVIISVPLSESSGASGKPVVIKDILSSLNHNQSAAINAPASMGGEEPTSQPPSSASVYSDPRDRVVAGSFIPYCSMAQAQLSFHGHKDAVKFFVAVPGQGGASAASCEVAQPSEQGSTMSAPSPTSMLVLSGGEGYVDFRQGQDDDEDYRGLSHGETSHIIVWQVHC from the exons ATGGAGGGCGAGACTCTTTACGGCTCGGAAGACTCGCAAAGCGTCATGTCTGAAAGAGTTCAGACTTTGGCCAGAAACATTTACCAGGAGTTTCAGCGTATGATTCAAAAGTACGACGAGGATGTAGTCAAG GATCTTATGCCCAACATTGTCAACATGCTGGAATGTCTGGACCTGGCCTACACAGCTAATCAAGAACATGAAGTGGAGCTAGAACTTCTTAGGGAAGATAATGAACAGTTGGTGACACAgtatgagagagaaaagcagtTACGCAGGACTACAGACTCT AAACTTTTGGAGTTGGAGGAtgtgactgaagaagaaaacaaaggcTTGCAAGCCAAAGTAGAGAGTCTTGAATCTATCGTTAGGATGTTGGAACTCAAAGCAAAGAACGCCACTGATCATg TGTTTCGCCTGGAGGAgaaggaaaatgaaatgaggAAAGAATTTACAAAAGTTCATGACAGATACACAGAATTGTTGAAAGTCCACATGGATCATGTGGAAAGAACGAGAGGTTTGTTGGGAACTGATCGTCTAGAAGGCGCTGGACTATCGTCCAGACAATCGGGAATGCAATCGTGGAATCTGAACGTCAATCTGACACCTCCTCATCAAATAATCAG atCTACAGGGCCATTGTCTTTTGGTTTCATCTCACTGGAAAATGCCGTCCTGACTCCTGgcaattcaaaattcttttccaaTCCAGTGGCTGATTTGGCCAGCAGCATCAATACAACGCCATCCTCGCTTTCTCAACCCAACGCTCTTCAAACCGAAATGGACATGCACTCGGAATTGGAAATGTCTGGCGACGTCTCTGGATTCGAACAGAACGGAACAATGGATCAGA GAGATGTTTGGTCCTCGTCatcggagaagaagaattcgAACGTGCTCAAGAAATTTGACGAAGCCATTTCTAGTCCTCACCACGAGGGCAAAAGTCTGAAACGAAA GGAGGAGCGATCGAGTAACACGCTCTATCAAGAGCTTAGTTTTCAAGAGTCGTCAATCCTGGAAGATTCTAGTGAAATTACGG GTAACTGGGTTCATCCGGGCGAGTTTGCTTCGTcag ATTCCGAGCCGGAATTGGAAGATCACGTTGAGGATGTGGATGTGAGGAGGAAGAAAG TCACGGATAATTTTTATGGCATGGGCAAAGAAGTGGAGAACCTCATTTCAGAGAACAACGAGCTTTTGGCAACCAA GAACGCGCTCAATATTGTTAAAGATGATCTGATAGCCAAAGTGGACGAACTCTCGAG cGAGCAAGAAATCCTTCGCGATGAAATCCGATCGCTGCATTCGATGCGGACCCGTTTGAGATTGCGGACGGACGAGCTGGAAGCCGAGGTGAAGGCTCTCCGGGAGGAAATTGAAAACGCTCGCAAAGCGGCcaaatcggaagaagaagaggatgtgCCACTGTCGCAACGGAAGCGTTTCACCCGCGTCGAAATGGCCCGTGTACTTATGGAGCGTAACCAGTACAAGGAACGCTGGATGGAGCTCCAGGAAGCG GTTCGCTGGACCGAGATGTTGCGCGCCCAGAAAGCCGCAGGACAACAGGAAGAGACGGACAAGCGTCAAAAACAGTCGGTCTGGAAATT TTTCAGCAACTTGTTCAACGCCGGCAACGAACGTGAGCTCGGCCAGCACCCAACAACTCTACTAAGGCAATCTCAAACTGTTCCGTCGCTTCAGTTTCACGCCCAAAGCGGCAAAGTTGGTCCCGGTTCGCCAGTTCGTTTTGGCAGCGATCCAGCCCGACCACCCAGGCGCAAGGATAACGTGTTGAACAGTGACCGGCCGGATGCTCCGGGAGTTAGGGCTCACGTCCGCCGTCAAGACGGGCGCCTTCAAGCCTACGGTTGGTCTTTACCATCACGTCAACCCGTGCCCCCTGCTATCGGATCGGCTCCAATGGCTTCCGGAACACCTCCGGCGACACCTCCCAAAGGAGTGTCCATCGCATCGACCACCGTCGGCGTTCCTGTGCCCGTCTACTGTCGTCCTTTGGAGGATCAAGAGCCGGGAATGAAGATTTGGTGCGCTGCTGGCATTGATTTAACCGGCGGCCAGACCAAAGACGGTGGCTCGATGGTCGGCTCCAGCGTCTTTTACAACCCGCTTCCGGGTGATTCCGGCCCAACAGCGTTGCATATTGGCGATGAAATTTCAGACGATGCCAACAAATCGGACGCCATTCAAACGCTGGCGGCCGAACTGGCCGAGAGCCAATGGGAACGTGAAGATGCCGAAATGTGGGAGAGGCGCTTGTCCAGTTTGGTCTGGATCATCAATTCGGCCACTG GTAAATCTCGAGTCAACGTCATTGATTCCAATCGGCCCGGTGACGTCATCCTGACTTTCGACATTCACGCCGCCAACGTTCTCTGCATCGCCACCGTTGCCG GAGTGAAAGACAACGACTTTGGGCCTCCGAAGGAAACGGTGCCACCGACGTCGTCGACGGACGCCAAAGgagcagacgacgacgatgacgacaacaacatcatTGGCGACGAAGAACCGACTTCGATGCGCAGCGACGGCGATGGATCATCATCGAAAGGTGACGCCATTATTGGTAGTATCCGTTTCGTCAGCTGTAGCGTGGCCGGCTCCGACCCGCTTGATAACCCCAAGGAAAATGACGAAG TCTTTCAACCCACTTTGTCTAAGCGGATGGTTTCTGTCGAAG GAGAGGCCGCCATTTCGGAACCGGAGCAACCCGCTTCCCGGAACCGAACGTTCCGCAACACGTGGAATATTCCACCTTGGAGTGACGTGATTAAAGATGGACTTTCTGAATCTAGTGAAA ATTTCGGTCCGGTTTCAACGGCGTTGGCCACCGTCTGGATGGGATGCCAATGCGGCCGTCTGTACATCCATTCAGCCGTTCTCCACTGGAAGAAACCGCTGCGTGTCATCAAATTACCCGATGCCGTCCTGGCCATCAT acatGTTCGTGGAAGAGTTTTGGCCGCGCTGGCCAACGGTCAAGTGGCCATCTTTGCCCGCTCGGCAACCGATGGAGAGTGGGACTTGTCGGCCTATTGGCTTTTAGAATTGGCCCCACCCACAGTGGCCGTTCGATGCCTGACGAGAGTCCACTCGACTGTCTGGGCTGCCTTCCGCAACAAGATTGCCGTCATCGATCCTGAATCTCTTCGAGTCGAA acTTGTTTCGAAGCTCATCCACGCAAGGAAAGTCAAATTCGGCAGCTGTGCTGGGCTGGTGATGGAGTCTGGATTTCAATCCGGCTGGATTCTTCTATCCGACTCTTCCATGCCCACGATTTCCGTCACCTGCAGGACGTTGATGTCGAACCCTACGTCTCCAAAATGCTCG gaacaGGAAAGTTGGGCTTTTCTTTCGTCCGCATCACGTCGATGATGATTAGCCTGCAGCGGTTGTGGATGGGCACCGGCAACGGAGTCATCATCTCCGTTCCGCTTTCGGAGAGTTCCGGCGCCAGCGGCAAGCCGGTCGTCATCAAAGACATTTTGTCTTCGCTCAATCACAACCAGTCGGCAGCCATCAACGCTCCAGCCTCAATGGGCGGGGAAGAGCCAACATCTCAGCCTCCTTCCAGTGCTTCCGTCTACAG TGACCCGAGGGATCGAGTGGTGGCCGGTAGTTTCATTCCTTACTGCTCCATGGCCCAAGCGCAGCTTTCGTTCCACGGCCATAAAGATGCCGTCAAGTTCTTTGTAGCTGTTCCAG GACAAGGTGGAGCCTCAGCCGCGTCTTGCGAAGTTGCCCAGCCGTCCGAACAGGGGTCCACCATGTCGGCACCGAGTCCTACATCGATGCTCGTTTTATCCGGCGGAGAAGGTTACGTCGACTTCCGTCAAG gtCAAGACGATGATGAGGATTACCGCGGACTGTCTCACGGTGAAACGAGCCACATCATCGTCTGGCAAGTGCATTGTTGA